A window from Drosophila nasuta strain 15112-1781.00 chromosome 3, ASM2355853v1, whole genome shotgun sequence encodes these proteins:
- the LOC132793085 gene encoding T-box transcription factor TBX6 isoform X1, with protein MLSMHELMDMRMQQQLAHELYRQQIMQRIPDPFPSMLPLHMAQHQPQTMMMPSPRPTLPGVEAKLENNDLWQQFHQIGTEMIITKSGRRMFPSMRVSLSGLEDETNYCVLLEMVPIGDCRYKFSGSQWVPAGGAEPQSPQRMYLHPDSPATGAHWQSQALLFNKVKLTNNTLDSNGHIVLASMHKYQPRLHIIRSSELTQLPWAPQQAFVFPETEFVAVTAYQNDRITKLKIDNNPFAKGFRETGQSRCKRKLNSSSNSSADSEDDGSSVSSCDSPQAKRQRSDFELDSQRSLSPAYYAAPTAPAAMASPSTLAAPLPSYSHALGYAPSAALLQAAYFAAVPPLSALPPPTPTYVPASTPQETISSISNSSSTSSSSSTSSPRTTTSKKRNSFSISAILAY; from the exons atgttgtcCATGCACGAATTAATGGATATGagaatgcagcagcagctggcccATGAGCTGTACCGTCAACAGATCATGCAACGTATACCGG ATCCGTTCCCGAGTATGCTGCCGTTGCACATGGCGCAGCATCAGCCACAGACGATGATGATGCCAAGTCCGCGACCAACTTTGCCGGGCGTGGAGGCCAAGTTGGAGAATAACGATTTGTGGCAGCAATTCCATCAGATTGGAACCGAGATGATCATCACCAAGAGTGGCAG ACGCATGTTCCCTTCGATGCGCGTTTCCCTCTCCGGCCTCGAGGATGAGACCAACTATTGTGTGCTGCTCGAGATGGTGCCCATTGGCGACTGTCGTTACAAGTTCTCCGGCTCCCAATGGGTGCCAGCTGGCGGTGCCGAGCCACAGAGTCCTCAACGCATGTATCTGCATCCGGATAGTCCGGCAACGGGCGCGCATTGGCAATCACAGGCGCTGCTCTTCAACAAGGTCAAGCTGACGAACAACACACTGGACAGCAATGGACAC ATTGTCTTGGCTAGCATGCACAAGTATCAACCGCGTCTGCACATCATTCGCAGTAGCGAGCTGACTCAGCTGCCCTGGGCACCACAGCAGGCATTTGTGTTTCCGGAGACGGAGTTTGTGGCCGTGACAGCCTATCAG AACGATCGCATTACCAAACTGAAGATCGACAACAATCCATTTGCCAAGGGTTTCCGCGAGACAGGCCAGTCCCGTTGCAAACGCAAGTTGAACAGCAGCTCCAACTCCAGTGCTGACTCCGAGGACGATGGATCTAGCGTCAGCAGCTGTGACTCGCCACAAGCGAAGCGTCAACGCTCCGACTTTGAGCTGGATTCACAGCGCAGTCTTTCGCCGGCTTACTACGCTGCTCCCACAGCTCCAGCAGCGATGGCATCTCCTTCCACACTGGCAGCTCCTCTTCCATCGTATTCCCATGCACTTGGCTACGCGCCGAGCGCAGCCTTGTTGCAGGCCGCCTACTTTGCTGCAGTTCCTCCGCTGTCCGCACTGCCGCCACCCACGCCAACCTATGTGCCAGCTTCTACACCCCAAGAGACCATCAGctccatctccaactccagctccaCTTCGAGTTCGTCATCAACTAGCTCGCCACGCACCACAACTTCTAAGAAACGCAACAGCTTCAGCATTTCAGCGATTTTAGCTTATTAA
- the LOC132793085 gene encoding T-box transcription factor TBX6 isoform X2 → MFPSMRVSLSGLEDETNYCVLLEMVPIGDCRYKFSGSQWVPAGGAEPQSPQRMYLHPDSPATGAHWQSQALLFNKVKLTNNTLDSNGHIVLASMHKYQPRLHIIRSSELTQLPWAPQQAFVFPETEFVAVTAYQNDRITKLKIDNNPFAKGFRETGQSRCKRKLNSSSNSSADSEDDGSSVSSCDSPQAKRQRSDFELDSQRSLSPAYYAAPTAPAAMASPSTLAAPLPSYSHALGYAPSAALLQAAYFAAVPPLSALPPPTPTYVPASTPQETISSISNSSSTSSSSSTSSPRTTTSKKRNSFSISAILAY, encoded by the exons ATGTTCCCTTCGATGCGCGTTTCCCTCTCCGGCCTCGAGGATGAGACCAACTATTGTGTGCTGCTCGAGATGGTGCCCATTGGCGACTGTCGTTACAAGTTCTCCGGCTCCCAATGGGTGCCAGCTGGCGGTGCCGAGCCACAGAGTCCTCAACGCATGTATCTGCATCCGGATAGTCCGGCAACGGGCGCGCATTGGCAATCACAGGCGCTGCTCTTCAACAAGGTCAAGCTGACGAACAACACACTGGACAGCAATGGACAC ATTGTCTTGGCTAGCATGCACAAGTATCAACCGCGTCTGCACATCATTCGCAGTAGCGAGCTGACTCAGCTGCCCTGGGCACCACAGCAGGCATTTGTGTTTCCGGAGACGGAGTTTGTGGCCGTGACAGCCTATCAG AACGATCGCATTACCAAACTGAAGATCGACAACAATCCATTTGCCAAGGGTTTCCGCGAGACAGGCCAGTCCCGTTGCAAACGCAAGTTGAACAGCAGCTCCAACTCCAGTGCTGACTCCGAGGACGATGGATCTAGCGTCAGCAGCTGTGACTCGCCACAAGCGAAGCGTCAACGCTCCGACTTTGAGCTGGATTCACAGCGCAGTCTTTCGCCGGCTTACTACGCTGCTCCCACAGCTCCAGCAGCGATGGCATCTCCTTCCACACTGGCAGCTCCTCTTCCATCGTATTCCCATGCACTTGGCTACGCGCCGAGCGCAGCCTTGTTGCAGGCCGCCTACTTTGCTGCAGTTCCTCCGCTGTCCGCACTGCCGCCACCCACGCCAACCTATGTGCCAGCTTCTACACCCCAAGAGACCATCAGctccatctccaactccagctccaCTTCGAGTTCGTCATCAACTAGCTCGCCACGCACCACAACTTCTAAGAAACGCAACAGCTTCAGCATTTCAGCGATTTTAGCTTATTAA